The following are encoded together in the Nerophis ophidion isolate RoL-2023_Sa unplaced genomic scaffold, RoL_Noph_v1.0 HiC_scaffold_53, whole genome shotgun sequence genome:
- the LOC133546961 gene encoding zinc finger protein 391-like translates to MQTEEPQHNIIKKEEEYPLIPHFKNEEEHPLIPHFKEEEEDPLTPHFKKEAVDPQTPHIKAEEEYPLIPHFKNEEEHQWLPFFKEEMEEPLTPHFKKEAVDPQTPHIKAEEEYPLIPHFKNEEEHQWLPFFKEEMEDPLTPHFKKEAVDPLSPHIKAEEEDPLTPHIKEEEEEHSISQQGEHLEGLEEVDVTKMPVTGVPVKSEDDEVKGESEERGGGEPPSSSSTQHMTTEADGDHCGGSQADKLLAPLSDSEDTTSHSPDTDDEDSKDDKTCHTDNTHFTSSHCHKTFKYPSVLKEHMRTHTGERHFLCSICGKDFTQRYILKIHKRLHTGEKPFSCSECGKSFGKNQSLKVHMRTHTGEKPFSCSECGKIFVRNERLNAHMRSHTGEKPFSCSICGKDFTRRDHFKKHMRIHTGEQPFSCSICGKYFARKNYLKIHMSTHTGEKPYTCSVCCRSFIQSMHLKRHMRIHTGEKPFSCSVCSKDFTQMHHFKAHMTRHTADKP, encoded by the coding sequence atgcagacggaggagccacagcacaacatcattaagaaggaagaggaatacccactgatcccccattttaaaaatgaagaggaacacccactaatcccccattttaaagaggaagaggaggacccactgacaccccattttaaaaaggaagcagTGGATCCACAGACCCCTCACATTAAGGcggaagaggaatacccactgatcccccattttaaaaatgaagaggaacaCCAATGGCTACCCTTTTTTAAAGAGGAGATGGAGGAACCACTGACaccacattttaaaaaggaagcagTGGATCCACAGACCCCTCACATTAAGGcggaagaggaatacccactgatcccccattttaaaaatgaagaggaacaCCAATGGCTACCCTTTTTTAAAGAGGAGatggaggacccactgacaccacattttaaaaaggaagcggtggatccactgagccctcacattaaggcggaagaggaggacccactgacccctcacattaaagaggaagaggaggaacacagcatcagtcagcagggagagcatcttgaaggactggaggaggttgatgtcaccaagatgccagtgactggtgtccctgtgaagagtgaagatgatgaggtgaaaggtgaaagtgaggagaggggagggggggagcctccaagcagcagctcaacacaacacatgacaacagaagctgatggagaccactgtggaggatcacaagcagacaagctcttagctccactatcagatagtgaggacacaacgtcacactctcctgacactgatgatgaagactctaaagatgataagacatgtcacactgacaacactcacttcacatcttctcactgtcacaaaacttttaaatacccaaGTGttctgaaagaacacatgagaacacacactggagaaagacattttttgtgttcgatctgcggtaaagattttactcaaagatacattttgaaaatacacaagagactacacactggagaaaaacctttttcctgctcagaatgtggtaaaagttttggaaaaaatcaaagtttaaaagtacacatgagaacacacacaggagaaaaaccgttttcctgctcagaatgtggtaaaattTTTGTAAGAAATGAACGTTTAAATGCACACATGagatcacacactggagaaaaacctttttcatgttcaatctgcggtaaagattttactcgaagggaccatttcaaaaaacacatgagaatacacactggagaacaacctttttcatgttcaatctgcggtaaatatTTTGCTCGAAAGAACtacttgaaaatacacatgagtacacacactggtgaaaaaccttatacttgttcagtatgttgtagaagttttatacaaagtatgcatttgaaaagacacatgagaatacacactggagaaaaacctttttcatgttcagtctgcagtaaagattttactcaaatgcaccatttcaaagcacacatgacaaGACACACTGCAGACAAACCTTAA